The genomic stretch TACTACACGCCCGGCTCCCGGTTCGACCGTGCTCCCTTCGACTTCGGCGACAAGCTGATCGACGAGGAGGGCGACGGCGGGTCCAACCGCGGCAAGGCCGCGTACACGCACATGACGCTGCTCGCCCGCACGACCGAGGGCATGCACAACCTGTTCCGGATCTCCTCGCTGGCCAGCCTGGAGGGTCAGTACCGCAAGCCGCGCTTCGACCGCGACCTGCTGGAGAAGTACGGCACGGGCCTGATCGCCACCACCGGCTGCCCCTCCGGTGAGGTCAACATGTGGCTGCGCGCCGGCAAGGTCGACCGCGCCCGGCAGGCCGCGGCCGACTTCCAGGACATCTTCGGGCGGGAGAACTTCTACGCCGAGGTGATGGACCACGGGCTGTCCATCGAGAAGAAGACCAAGCCCGCGCTGCTGGAGATCGCCAAGGACCTCGGCATCCCGCTGCTGGGCACCAACGACCTGCACTACACCCGCCGCGAGGACTCCCAGGCGCACGACGCCCTGCTGTGCATCCAGACCGGGTCGCGGCTCAACGAGCCCAACCGCTTCAAGTTCAACGGCGACGGCTACTACCTGAAGTCCGCAGCCGAGATGCGCGCGCTCTTCAAGGACATGCCCGAGGCGTGTGACAACACGCTGCTGGTCGCCGAGCAGTGCGAGGTCAGCTTCACCGAGGGTGCCGACCTCATGCCCCGCTTCCCGCTGCCGGAGGGGGAGGACGAGACCTCCTGGTTCGTCAAGGAGGTCGAGGCCGGGCTGCACAAGCGCTACCCCGGTGGCATCCCCGACCACGTGCGCAAGCAGGCCGACTACGAGGTCGGGATCATCACCCAGATGGGCTTCCCGGGGTACTTCCTCGTGGTCGCCGACTTCATCAACTGGGCCAAGGACAACGGCATCCGGGTCGGCCCCGGCCGTGGCTCGGCCGCCGGCTCCATGGCCGCCTACGCGATGGGCATCACCGACCTCGACCCGCTGCAGCACGGGCTGATCTTCGAGCGGTTCCTCAACCCCGAGCGCGTCTCGATGCCCGACGTCGACATCGACTTCGACGACCGCCGCCGCGGCGAGGTCATCCAGTACGTCTCGCAGAAGTACGGCGAGGAGCGGGTCAGCCAGATCGTCACCTACGGCACCATCAAGGCCAAGGCCGCGATCAAGGACGCCGCCCGCGTGCTCGACCGGCCCTACTCGGTGGGCGACGAGCTGACCAAGCTGATGCCGCCGGGCGTCATGGGCAAGGACATCCCGCTGTCGGGGATCTTCGACCCCAAGCACGACCGGTACAAGGAGGCCGGGGAGTTCCGGGCCCGCTACGAGTCCGACCCGGGCGCGGCCGAGGTCGTCGACCAGGCACGCAAGCTCGAGGGCCTGAAGCGGCAGTGGGGCGTGCACGCGGCCGGGGTGATCATCGGCCGCTACCCGCTGATCGACAGCATCCCGATCATGCGCCGGGAGGCCGACGGCGCGATCATCACGCAGTTCGACTACCCGACCTGCGAGACGCTCGGCCTGCTCAAGATGGACTTCCTGGGCCTGCGCAACCTCACCGTCATCGACGACGCGCTGCGCAACATCGTGATCAACGGCAAGGAACCGGTCGACCTCGACGAGATCAGCAAGGACCTCACCGACCCGGCGACCTACGCCCTGCTGTCCCGCGGCGACACCCTCGGCGTCTTCCAGTTCGACGGCGGCCCGATGCGCTCGCTGCTGCGGCTCATGCGCCCGGACAACTTCGAGGACATCTCCGCCGTCGGTGCGCTCTACCGGCCCGGCCCGATGGGTGCGAACTCGCACACCAACTACGCGCTGCGCAAGAACGGCCAGCAGGAGATCACCCCGATCCACCCGGAGCTGGCCGAGCCGCTCGCGGAGATCCTGGGGCAGACCTACGGCCTGATCGTGTACCAGGAGCAGGTCATGGCGATCGCGCAGAAGGTCGCCGGGTACTCCCTCGGCAAGGCCGACCTGCTGCGCCGCGCGATGGGCAAGAAGAAGAAGTCCGTGCTGGACGCCGAGTACGTCGGCTTCGAGGCCGGGATGAAGGCCAACGGCTTCTCCGCCGCCGCGGTCAAGACGCTCTGGGACATCCTGGTCCCGTTCGCCGACTACGCCTTCAACAAGGCGCACTCGGCCGCCTACGGGCTGGTCTCCTACTGGACCGCCTACCTCAAGGCCAACTACCCGGCCGAGTACATGGCCGGCCTGCTGACCAGCGTCGGCGACGACAAGGACCGCCGCCCGGTCTACCTGGCCGAGTGCCGCCGGATGGGCATCAAGGTGCTCCCGCCGGACGTCAACGAGTCCTCGTGGGACTTCACCGCCGTCGGCAACGACATCCGGTTCGGGCTGGCCTCGGTGCGCAACGTGGGCACCAACGTGGTCGAGTCGATCGTCCGAGCGCGCGAGGAGAAGGGCGCGTTCAAGGACTTCGCCGACTTCATGCGCAAGATCGACACCGTCGCCTGCAACAAGAAGGTGATCGAGTCCCTGGCCAAGGCCGGCGGGTTCGACTCCCTGGGCCACTCCCGCCAGGGCATCGCCGCGATCCACGCCCAGGCCGTCGACTCCGCGATGAGCCTCAAGCGCAAGGAGGCCGAGGGGCAGTTCGACCTGTTCGGCAGCTTCGGCGAGGGGGACGGCGACGTCGCCGACCCGCTGAGCGCCGCGCTGGACATCCCGATCCCCACCGCCGACTGGTCGAAGGCCGAGCGGCTGGTGTTCGAGCGGGACATGCTCGGCCTCTACGTCTCCGACCACCCGCTGCACGGGGTGGAGCACGTGCTCACCTCGCACGCCGACACCCCCATCGCCGAGATCGTCGGCGGCGGGGTGGAGGACGGCGCGAACGTCACCATCGCCGGCATCCTCACCGCGGTCGGGCCCCGGACGAACAAGCAGGGCGCGCCGTGGGCCATCGCGACGCTGGAGGACCTCGAGTCCGGCATCGAGGTGCTGTTCTTCCCGAAGACCTGGCAGCAGGTGTCGGACAAGGTGGTCCGCGACCAGATCGTGGTGGTGAAGGGGCGGATCAGCCGCCGCGACGACACCCCGTCGCTGTTCGGCTCCGAGGTCAGCATCCCCGAGCTCACCGAGGGTCCGCGCGGTCCGGTGCTGGTCTCCATGCCGGCCGCCCGGTGCACCCCGCCGGTGGTCGAGCGGCTGCGCGAGGTGCTGGGCAGCCACCCCGGCACCACCGAGGTGCAGCTGAAGCTGCTCAACGGTGGCCGGGAGACGGTGCTGCGCCTGGACCAGGGGCTGCGGGTGCGTCCCAGCACCGCGCTGATGGGCGACATCAAGGCGTTGCTGGGCCCGACCAGCGTCGCGATCCTCTGAGGAGGGACCCCGGTGCCCCCCGGCACTCGCCAGTCCGTGGCGGGACCCTGCGCGAGCGTCGAGGACCTCGGGTGAGGATGGTGGGGTGAGCGCTTCCACCCCGCCGTCGTCGTGGGCACCACCGGCCGGATCGGGCGCCTGGCTCCCGGCCCGCCGGTCCGGGGTGCCCGGCCTCCGGGACAGCCGAGCCGACCTGCCCGCCGCGCTCATCGCGGCCGGCGTGCTGACGCTCGCTGGGCTGCTCGTCGGCGGCGCGTGGCTGTGGCTCGCCCCGCGGGCGGACTTCCGGGTCACCGAGACCGACGTGGTGCCGGTCGGCGCGGCGCCGTCCAACGAGCTGTTCGTGGCCGACGACGGCGTCCTCGTGCTGCTGCTCGCCGGCCTCGGGCTGGTCGCCGGGGTCGCCGGCTGGCTGTGGCGGCGCCGGCGTGGCGCGATGCTCCTCGCCGGCTTGTCCACCGGCGCCCTGGCCGCCGGCGTCGTCGCCTGGCAGCTGGGGGAGTGGCTGGCCCCCGGGCCGACCGAGGAGGAGCTGGGCCGGGTGGGCGCGACGGTGACCACCGGCCTGGACCTGGGCGCAACGGCGGCGCTGGCCGTCGGGCCGTTCGTCGCCGTGCTCGCCTACCTGGTCGCCACCGCGCTCACCGCGCGCGACGACCTGGGCCGCGACGAACCGGTGGCGCAGCTCCCGCCGGAGGGCCGGCTGCCGCTGCCCCCGGTCCCGCCGCCGCGCCCGCGGAGCTGACCGGCCGGACCGGCCCCGGGGGCTCGGTCAGTTGGGGGTCAGCGGACCGGCGAACTGGGCCAGCGGCACGGGCACCGCGCCCAGCGTGCGCAGCAGGGTCAGCTCGCGGCGGAGCAACCGGGACTCCAGGGTCAGCCGGCGCCGGGTCGCTGACTCCGCGAGCAGCGCCTGCCGGTCCTCGGTGGTCAGCAGCGCTGCGGAGGCGACCAGCCAGGACAGCCCGCGCGCGTCGTCGCTGACCTCGCGCAGCGCCGACGCGGTCGGGTCGGCCTCCGCGCCGTCCTCCCCGTCCTCCCCGTCGCCGGTCAGCGCGGCGAGCACGTCCTCCGGCAGCGCGCCGACGCCGCCGCTCTGCCGCACCGCGACGTCGGCGACGTAGCGGGCGAACAGCTCCCGGACGTTGCCGGCCAGCAGCTCCAGCGAGCCACGCACCACGTCGGTGACGACGTCGTCACCGGGGCCGTCCGCGGCGTCCTTGCCCGGCCCAGGGCCGGTCAGGGCCGGCGGGTGTCCCTCGCCGGCGGCCTCGGAGTCGCCGGCCGCCTCCTCGGCGGCCTCCTCCTCGACCAGCCACTCGACCTCGGCGCGCAGGTAGGGCGGCTCGCCGCTGTCCGGGTCGGGGAGCAGCACGTCGAGCAGCCGGAAGCGCTCGCCGCCCACGGCGACCACCCGGTAGCCGCCGTCGGGCCGGGGGGAGATGAGCCGGAGCACCGCCGTGCAGCCGACGTCGAACAGCGCCTCGGCCGGCGCCACCTGCTCGACCTCCCAGCCCTGCCGGATGGCGACCACCCCGAACCGGCGCTCGGGCCCCTCGGGCAGCGCCCCCAGCTCCGCGATCAGCCGGCGGTACCGCGGCTCGAAGATCTGCAGTGGCAGCACCACACCGGGGAACAACGGGGTCCCCAACGGGAACAGCGGGATCACCGCACGGCCCGGCACGCTCTCGCCCACGCCGGGGAGCCTAGGGGCAGGCGCGCCCGGTCACCCGTCGTCCTCCCCGGCACGCGCCGGAGCCCCGCGCCCCGCCGACTACGCTTGACGAGCCGTATACCGCTGCCCGGAGGTGCTCTGTGCTCGCCCGCATCGACCTGCGTGGGTCCGCTCTGCCGGGTCCGCGCGAGCTCGCGCACCTGCTGCCGCGCGCCGCCACCGACATCGACTCGGTCCTGGCGGTCGTGCGCCCGATCTGCGAGGACGTCCGGCTGCGCGGCGCCCAGGCGGTCCGGGAGATCACCGCCCGGCTCGACGGCGTCGACGCGGCCGACTTCGCCGTCCCGCAGGCGGCCCTCGACGAGGCGCTGGCCACGATCGACCCCACGCTCCGCGCCGCGCTGGAGGAGTCGATCGCCCGGGTCCGCCGGGTGCACGCCGACCAGCGACGCACCGACGTCACCACCCAGGTCGTCCGCGGGGGCACGGTCACCGAACGCTGGGTGCCGGTCCGCCGGGTGGGGCTGTACGTCCCCGGCGGGCTCGCCCCGCTGCTGAGCTCGGTGGTGATGAACGTCGTCCCCGCGCAGATCGCCGGGGTCGAGTCGATCGCCGTGGCCACCCCGCCGCAGCGCGACAACGGCGGCCTGCCCGACCCGGGGGTGCTCGCCGCCTGCGCGCTGCTGGGCGTCACCGAGGTCTACGCCGTCGGCGGGGCGCAGGCGATCGCCGTGTTCGGCTACGGCGCGGGCGGCTGCGCGCCGGTCGACATGGTCACCGGGCCCGGGAACGTCTACACGACGGCGGCCAAGCGGCTGCTGCGTGGGCTGATCGGCATCGACTCCGAGGCCGGCCCGACCGAGGTCGCCGTGCTGGCCGACGACACCGCCGACCCGGTGCACGTCGCCGCCGACCTGATCAGCCAGGCCGAGCACGACCCGCTGGCCGGTGCGGTGCTGGTCACCACGAGCGAGCAGCTCGCCGACGCGGTCGTCGACCTGCTGCCCGGGCAGGTGGCGGCCACCAAGCACAGCGACCGGATCACCACCGCCCTGGGCGGGAGCCAGTCCGGCGTCGTCCTGGTCGACGACCTCGACGCCGGGCTCGCCGTGGTCGACGCCTACGCCGCCGAGCACCTGGAGATCCAGACCCGGGACGCCCGCGCCGTCGCGATGCGGGTCCGCAACGCGGGCGCGGTCTTCGTCGGCCCGTGGGCGCCGGTGTCGCTGGGCGACTACGCCGCCGGCTCGAACCACGTGCTGCCCACCGGCGGCTGCGCGCGGCACTCCAGCGGGCTCAGCGTGCAGACCTTCCTGCGCGGCGTGCACCTGGTCGAGTACGACGAGCAGGCGCTGGCCGAGGTGGCCGGGCACATCGACGCCCTGGCGAACGCCGAGGACCTGCCGGCGCACGCGGCCGCCGTCCGGGCGCGCGGCCGATGACGTCCCTGGAGGACCTGCCGCTGCGCCCCGAACTCCGCGGCCGCACGCCCTACGGGGCGCCGCAGCTGGCCGTTCGGCACGCGCTGAACACGAACGAGAACCCGTACCCGCTCCCCCCTCCGCTGCTGGCCGACCTGGCCACCGCGCTCGCCGACGCCGCCCCCGGGCTCAACCGCTACCCCGACCGCGACGCCACCGCGCTGCGGGCCGACCTCGCCACCTACCTGACCCGCACCAGCGGCGTCCCGGTCGAGCCGGCGCAGGTCTGGGCGGCCAACGGCTCCAACGAGGTGCTCCAGCAGCTGCTGCAGACCTTCGGCGGCAGCGGCCGGACGGCGCTGGGGTTCACCCCCTCGTACTCGATGCACCCGATCATCAGCGCCGGCACCGCGACCCGCTGGGTCGACGGCCACCGGCGGGCCGACTTCACCATCGACCCGGTCCGGGCCGCCGCGCAGGTGCGGGAAGTGGCCGCCGACGTCGTCTTCGTGACCAGCCCGAACAACCCCACGGGCACAGCGGTCGACCTGGACACCATCGCGGCGCTCTACGACGCGACGCCCGGGGTGCTCGTCGTCGACGAGGCGTACACCGAGTTCGCCCGCGCTGGCACCCCGTCGGCGCTCACCCTGCTGGCCGGCCGGCCGCGGCTGGTGGTCAGCCGCACGATGAGCAAGGCGTTCGGGATGGCCGGGCTGCGGCTGGGCTACCTGGCGGCCGACCCCGCAGTGGT from Modestobacter roseus encodes the following:
- the dnaE gene encoding DNA polymerase III subunit alpha translates to MSSTPSSGNFVHLHVHTEYSMLDGAAKLGEVTTAAAEEGMPALAMTDHGNVFGAYDFYKQAKSAGVKPIIGMEGYYTPGSRFDRAPFDFGDKLIDEEGDGGSNRGKAAYTHMTLLARTTEGMHNLFRISSLASLEGQYRKPRFDRDLLEKYGTGLIATTGCPSGEVNMWLRAGKVDRARQAAADFQDIFGRENFYAEVMDHGLSIEKKTKPALLEIAKDLGIPLLGTNDLHYTRREDSQAHDALLCIQTGSRLNEPNRFKFNGDGYYLKSAAEMRALFKDMPEACDNTLLVAEQCEVSFTEGADLMPRFPLPEGEDETSWFVKEVEAGLHKRYPGGIPDHVRKQADYEVGIITQMGFPGYFLVVADFINWAKDNGIRVGPGRGSAAGSMAAYAMGITDLDPLQHGLIFERFLNPERVSMPDVDIDFDDRRRGEVIQYVSQKYGEERVSQIVTYGTIKAKAAIKDAARVLDRPYSVGDELTKLMPPGVMGKDIPLSGIFDPKHDRYKEAGEFRARYESDPGAAEVVDQARKLEGLKRQWGVHAAGVIIGRYPLIDSIPIMRREADGAIITQFDYPTCETLGLLKMDFLGLRNLTVIDDALRNIVINGKEPVDLDEISKDLTDPATYALLSRGDTLGVFQFDGGPMRSLLRLMRPDNFEDISAVGALYRPGPMGANSHTNYALRKNGQQEITPIHPELAEPLAEILGQTYGLIVYQEQVMAIAQKVAGYSLGKADLLRRAMGKKKKSVLDAEYVGFEAGMKANGFSAAAVKTLWDILVPFADYAFNKAHSAAYGLVSYWTAYLKANYPAEYMAGLLTSVGDDKDRRPVYLAECRRMGIKVLPPDVNESSWDFTAVGNDIRFGLASVRNVGTNVVESIVRAREEKGAFKDFADFMRKIDTVACNKKVIESLAKAGGFDSLGHSRQGIAAIHAQAVDSAMSLKRKEAEGQFDLFGSFGEGDGDVADPLSAALDIPIPTADWSKAERLVFERDMLGLYVSDHPLHGVEHVLTSHADTPIAEIVGGGVEDGANVTIAGILTAVGPRTNKQGAPWAIATLEDLESGIEVLFFPKTWQQVSDKVVRDQIVVVKGRISRRDDTPSLFGSEVSIPELTEGPRGPVLVSMPAARCTPPVVERLREVLGSHPGTTEVQLKLLNGGRETVLRLDQGLRVRPSTALMGDIKALLGPTSVAIL
- the hisD gene encoding histidinol dehydrogenase, with the protein product MLARIDLRGSALPGPRELAHLLPRAATDIDSVLAVVRPICEDVRLRGAQAVREITARLDGVDAADFAVPQAALDEALATIDPTLRAALEESIARVRRVHADQRRTDVTTQVVRGGTVTERWVPVRRVGLYVPGGLAPLLSSVVMNVVPAQIAGVESIAVATPPQRDNGGLPDPGVLAACALLGVTEVYAVGGAQAIAVFGYGAGGCAPVDMVTGPGNVYTTAAKRLLRGLIGIDSEAGPTEVAVLADDTADPVHVAADLISQAEHDPLAGAVLVTTSEQLADAVVDLLPGQVAATKHSDRITTALGGSQSGVVLVDDLDAGLAVVDAYAAEHLEIQTRDARAVAMRVRNAGAVFVGPWAPVSLGDYAAGSNHVLPTGGCARHSSGLSVQTFLRGVHLVEYDEQALAEVAGHIDALANAEDLPAHAAAVRARGR
- a CDS encoding DUF2567 domain-containing protein encodes the protein MSASTPPSSWAPPAGSGAWLPARRSGVPGLRDSRADLPAALIAAGVLTLAGLLVGGAWLWLAPRADFRVTETDVVPVGAAPSNELFVADDGVLVLLLAGLGLVAGVAGWLWRRRRGAMLLAGLSTGALAAGVVAWQLGEWLAPGPTEEELGRVGATVTTGLDLGATAALAVGPFVAVLAYLVATALTARDDLGRDEPVAQLPPEGRLPLPPVPPPRPRS
- a CDS encoding LON peptidase substrate-binding domain-containing protein, with the protein product MGESVPGRAVIPLFPLGTPLFPGVVLPLQIFEPRYRRLIAELGALPEGPERRFGVVAIRQGWEVEQVAPAEALFDVGCTAVLRLISPRPDGGYRVVAVGGERFRLLDVLLPDPDSGEPPYLRAEVEWLVEEEAAEEAAGDSEAAGEGHPPALTGPGPGKDAADGPGDDVVTDVVRGSLELLAGNVRELFARYVADVAVRQSGGVGALPEDVLAALTGDGEDGEDGAEADPTASALREVSDDARGLSWLVASAALLTTEDRQALLAESATRRRLTLESRLLRRELTLLRTLGAVPVPLAQFAGPLTPN
- a CDS encoding histidinol-phosphate transaminase, encoding MTSLEDLPLRPELRGRTPYGAPQLAVRHALNTNENPYPLPPPLLADLATALADAAPGLNRYPDRDATALRADLATYLTRTSGVPVEPAQVWAANGSNEVLQQLLQTFGGSGRTALGFTPSYSMHPIISAGTATRWVDGHRRADFTIDPVRAAAQVREVAADVVFVTSPNNPTGTAVDLDTIAALYDATPGVLVVDEAYTEFARAGTPSALTLLAGRPRLVVSRTMSKAFGMAGLRLGYLAADPAVVDAVQLVRLPYHLSSLTQAAARTALAHTDALLATVDAVKAERDRIVAALPGLGLTSVPSDANFVLFGRFADAHAAWQALLDRDVLVRDVGLPGWLRVTAGTPEETDAFLTALGEIAADHRTTEGDSSS